In a genomic window of Pontibacter liquoris:
- a CDS encoding vanadium-dependent haloperoxidase, which yields MRQVLIFILAAVTCFGCTRPTQEQPPFSSEAISQVTATMTDLMVNDVTNPPLAARFFAYTCLAGYQVVAQHDSTLQPMHGVLNGFPEIEKPPVTAYSYQVSALLAMIETAKKLQPSGALMDAYERRFLDSCRTSGMDAEVVNNSLAYAQSISGQVLAYAKADKYNRISNYPRYTPKEEEGSWFPTPPGFFAPVEPYFNTIRPFTLDSSAQFKPAPPVAFSTDKQSDFYKLLLQVYEQGRNLSEEHHRIAAFWDCNPFALQDNGHLMTGMKKISPGAHWIGITGIACKQANKSFAEAMQINTLVAVALVDGFISCWDEKFRSNRIRPETAIRKYVDPTWEPLLQTPPFPEYLSGHSTVSAASAVILTHFFGDNFHYTDTVEERYGLEARQFSSFHQAAQEAAISRLYGGIHYQDAIDNGLEQGLQVGAWVLHKVEKVPNAEKVAQR from the coding sequence ATGCGACAGGTGCTCATTTTTATACTTGCGGCAGTAACCTGCTTTGGCTGCACCCGACCTACGCAGGAGCAGCCGCCCTTCAGCAGCGAAGCCATCAGCCAGGTAACCGCCACAATGACGGACCTGATGGTGAACGATGTGACAAACCCGCCGCTTGCTGCCCGTTTCTTTGCCTATACTTGCCTTGCCGGCTACCAGGTGGTTGCGCAGCACGACTCCACGTTGCAGCCGATGCACGGTGTTCTGAACGGGTTTCCGGAAATAGAAAAACCGCCCGTTACGGCTTATTCCTACCAGGTGAGCGCCCTGCTGGCCATGATAGAGACAGCCAAAAAACTGCAACCCTCCGGTGCGCTGATGGACGCCTACGAACGGCGCTTCCTGGACTCGTGTCGCACCAGCGGTATGGATGCGGAAGTGGTGAATAACTCGCTGGCCTATGCCCAAAGTATAAGCGGGCAGGTGCTGGCCTACGCCAAAGCCGACAAGTATAACCGCATCAGCAACTACCCGCGCTACACGCCCAAAGAGGAGGAGGGCAGCTGGTTCCCGACACCGCCGGGATTTTTTGCACCTGTAGAGCCATACTTCAACACCATCCGGCCGTTCACCCTGGATTCCAGCGCGCAGTTTAAACCGGCGCCGCCCGTAGCGTTCTCCACTGATAAGCAATCGGATTTTTACAAGCTGCTGCTGCAGGTATATGAGCAGGGCAGGAACCTTTCGGAAGAACACCACCGAATCGCGGCTTTCTGGGACTGCAACCCGTTTGCCCTGCAGGACAATGGCCACCTGATGACGGGGATGAAAAAAATCTCGCCGGGTGCCCACTGGATAGGTATCACCGGAATCGCCTGCAAGCAGGCAAACAAAAGCTTTGCGGAAGCCATGCAGATCAACACCCTGGTAGCCGTGGCCCTGGTGGACGGGTTTATCAGTTGCTGGGACGAGAAATTCCGCAGTAACCGCATCCGTCCCGAAACAGCCATCCGCAAGTATGTGGACCCTACCTGGGAGCCACTGCTGCAAACGCCTCCTTTCCCGGAATACCTGAGCGGGCATTCCACGGTTTCGGCCGCCTCGGCTGTGATCCTGACCCACTTTTTTGGGGATAACTTTCATTATACAGATACTGTGGAAGAACGCTATGGCCTGGAAGCCCGGCAGTTCTCCTCTTTTCACCAGGCCGCGCAAGAGGCTGCTATTTCGCGATTGTATGGCGGCATCCACTACCAGGATGCCATCGACAACGGCCTGGAGCAGGGCCTGCAGGTAGGCGCCTGGGTATTGCATAAAGTAGAGAAAGTGCCTAATGCTGAAAAGGTTGCGCAGCGGTAA
- a CDS encoding efflux RND transporter permease subunit — translation MSLSTTSIKRPVFTIVINLMLILFGFIGYSFLGVREYPSIDPAIVSVSTSYSGANADIIESQITEPLEKAINSIDGIRNISSTSNQGRSNINIEFNLDKNLEEAANDVRDKVSQAVRSLPQDIDAPPVVSKADADSEPIITMTVQSPNRDQLQLSDYAENVISQRLQTIPGVSSVQIWGQQRYAMRLWLDPMKLASYGLTVGDVRTALNRENVELPSGKISGENTELVVKTLGNLSTAEQFNNLIVKSDGNKLIRFSDLGTAELGPENLETKMAESGQPMVGMAIIPQPGTNYLDISEKFYEQFEKLKKDLPEDIKLDIAMDNTIFIKQSVTEVAETILIALVLVILIIYLFFRDWGIAFRPLIDIPVSLIATFFIMYLCGFSVNVLTLLAVVLATGLVVDDGIVVTENIFKKVEEGMSPIEAAIKGSNEIFLAVISISITLAAVFLPVIFLEGFVGRLFREFGVVIGAAVLISAFVSLTLTPMLNAYLMKGGHQKKSRFYEITEPYYEKLNTGYASALSGFMKRKWLSFPILVACIGLIGLFYTILQKETAPYDDRSLMRVQVTAPEGASYEYTDRFMKELTQLVNDSVPEKAVNLVITSPGWGGAGSVNNGMMRMALVSPDKRERSQKEVADYLTGLTRKYSEGRIMVTQQPTISVNRRGGQPIQYIIQAPNFQKLEEKIPEFMEEASKDPTFTNVDVNLKFNKPEINISIDREKAQSLGVSVIDVAQTLQLSLSGQRFGYFLMNGRQYQVMGQFDRPDRNDPLDLTSLFVRSNTGELVQLDNLVTMTERSSPPQLYHNNRYMAATISAGLAPGKSIGDGIEAMDRVKAKVLDESFSTDLGGESRDFVESGSNTMFAFGLALLLIYLILAAQFESFVDPLIIILTVPMAVAGAMLSLWLFGQTWNIFSQIGTIMLIGLVTKNGILIVEFANQLREQGKPKMEAILEASEARLRPILMTSLAIALGALPIALALGAAAQSRMGMGIVIVGGTIFSLILTLFIIPAIYSMWSRERKHNPELDKAEAYERSVLETV, via the coding sequence ATGAGTTTATCCACCACAAGTATAAAGCGGCCCGTTTTCACGATCGTGATCAACCTGATGCTGATTCTGTTCGGCTTTATCGGGTATAGCTTTCTGGGCGTGCGCGAGTATCCGTCCATCGACCCGGCCATCGTTTCGGTCAGTACCAGTTATTCAGGGGCTAATGCCGATATCATCGAGTCGCAGATAACCGAACCGCTCGAAAAAGCTATTAACTCCATCGATGGCATCCGCAACATTTCCTCGACAAGTAACCAGGGCCGCAGCAACATCAACATCGAGTTTAACCTGGACAAGAACCTGGAAGAGGCCGCCAACGACGTGCGCGACAAAGTATCGCAGGCGGTACGAAGCCTGCCCCAGGATATTGATGCCCCGCCGGTGGTTTCCAAAGCCGATGCCGACTCGGAGCCTATTATTACTATGACGGTGCAAAGTCCCAACCGCGACCAGCTCCAACTTAGCGATTATGCCGAGAACGTGATCTCACAGCGGTTGCAAACCATCCCGGGCGTGAGTAGCGTGCAGATCTGGGGGCAGCAGCGCTATGCCATGCGCCTCTGGCTGGACCCTATGAAGCTGGCCTCCTATGGCCTGACCGTGGGCGATGTGCGCACCGCCCTGAACCGCGAAAACGTAGAGCTGCCCTCAGGCAAGATCAGTGGCGAGAACACCGAGCTGGTGGTAAAAACGCTGGGCAACCTGTCTACGGCCGAGCAGTTCAACAACCTGATCGTAAAATCGGACGGCAACAAACTCATCCGCTTCAGTGATTTGGGTACAGCAGAGCTTGGCCCGGAGAACCTGGAAACAAAAATGGCCGAATCAGGCCAGCCGATGGTGGGTATGGCTATCATTCCGCAGCCAGGCACCAACTACCTTGATATCTCTGAAAAATTTTATGAGCAGTTCGAGAAACTCAAAAAAGATCTGCCCGAAGACATCAAGCTGGATATTGCGATGGATAACACCATCTTTATCAAGCAGTCGGTAACCGAGGTGGCCGAAACCATCCTCATCGCGCTAGTGCTGGTTATCCTGATCATTTACCTGTTTTTCCGCGACTGGGGCATTGCTTTCCGGCCGCTCATAGACATCCCGGTTTCGCTCATCGCCACCTTTTTTATCATGTACCTCTGCGGCTTCTCGGTAAACGTGCTCACCCTGCTGGCGGTGGTACTAGCCACCGGCCTGGTGGTGGATGACGGTATCGTGGTAACCGAAAACATCTTTAAGAAAGTGGAAGAAGGCATGTCGCCGATAGAAGCAGCTATCAAAGGATCCAATGAGATCTTTCTGGCCGTTATTTCGATCTCGATCACGCTGGCGGCAGTGTTCCTGCCCGTTATCTTCTTGGAGGGCTTTGTGGGGCGCCTGTTCCGCGAGTTCGGGGTGGTGATCGGTGCGGCCGTGCTTATCTCGGCGTTCGTATCGCTTACCCTCACGCCCATGCTGAACGCCTACCTGATGAAAGGCGGCCATCAGAAAAAATCGCGCTTCTATGAAATAACAGAGCCATACTACGAGAAACTGAACACCGGTTACGCTAGCGCCCTGAGCGGTTTTATGAAGCGTAAGTGGCTGAGCTTCCCGATCCTAGTGGCCTGTATTGGCCTGATCGGCTTATTTTATACGATCCTGCAGAAAGAAACCGCCCCCTACGATGACAGAAGTCTGATGCGGGTGCAGGTAACTGCCCCGGAAGGTGCCTCTTACGAGTATACCGACCGTTTTATGAAAGAGCTCACGCAGCTGGTAAACGACTCGGTGCCTGAAAAAGCCGTGAACCTGGTGATCACCTCGCCGGGCTGGGGCGGGGCAGGCTCCGTGAACAACGGTATGATGCGCATGGCGCTGGTGTCGCCGGACAAACGGGAGCGCTCGCAAAAAGAGGTCGCCGATTACCTGACCGGCCTGACGCGTAAATATTCGGAAGGACGGATCATGGTTACGCAGCAGCCCACTATCTCGGTGAACCGCCGCGGCGGTCAGCCGATTCAGTACATCATTCAGGCGCCTAACTTCCAGAAGCTGGAGGAGAAGATACCCGAATTTATGGAAGAGGCCAGCAAAGATCCGACCTTCACCAACGTAGACGTAAACCTCAAATTCAACAAGCCGGAGATCAACATCTCCATCGACCGTGAAAAAGCGCAGAGCTTAGGCGTGTCGGTGATCGATGTGGCCCAAACGCTGCAGTTATCGCTCAGCGGCCAGCGCTTCGGGTACTTTCTGATGAACGGCCGCCAGTACCAGGTGATGGGACAGTTTGACCGACCCGACCGCAACGACCCGCTGGATTTGACATCGCTTTTTGTGCGCAGCAATACCGGCGAGCTCGTGCAACTGGATAACCTGGTCACCATGACCGAGCGCAGCAGCCCGCCGCAGCTTTACCACAACAACCGTTACATGGCCGCTACTATTTCAGCAGGCCTGGCGCCGGGCAAAAGTATTGGAGACGGCATTGAGGCCATGGACCGTGTGAAAGCAAAAGTACTGGACGAGTCTTTCTCCACCGACCTTGGCGGCGAATCGCGTGACTTTGTGGAAAGCGGCTCGAATACGATGTTCGCCTTTGGCCTGGCTCTGCTGCTGATCTACCTCATACTTGCCGCCCAGTTCGAAAGCTTTGTAGACCCGCTCATCATTATCCTGACCGTGCCTATGGCGGTGGCCGGTGCCATGCTCTCGTTGTGGCTCTTTGGCCAGACCTGGAACATCTTCAGCCAGATCGGCACGATCATGCTCATCGGGCTCGTCACGAAGAACGGTATCCTGATCGTGGAGTTTGCCAACCAGCTGCGGGAACAGGGCAAGCCTAAAATGGAAGCCATCCTGGAAGCCTCGGAAGCCCGCCTACGCCCAATCCTGATGACGAGTCTGGCCATTGCCCTGGGTGCGCTGCCTATCGCGCTGGCACTGGGCGCTGCCGCGCAAAGCCGCATGGGCATGGGCATCGTGATTGTGGGAGGCACTATTTTCTCGCTCATCCTCACGCTCTTTATTATCCCGGCCATTTACTCGATGTGGTCGCGGGAGCGCAAGCACAACCCGGAACTGGACAAGGCAGAAGCGTACGAGCGAAGCGTATTAGAAACCGTCTGA
- a CDS encoding glycoside hydrolase family 9 protein produces the protein MQIFYKTIGGLLLCLSASCVSAQKQQKAQQAQEQIRLNQLGFYPAASKIAVVVGENQGGKFYLKTADRSKTVYTGTLSDMKAAEFSGRPTRIADFSSYTKPGTYVLEIPGLGRSYTFEIKPDVHRALAAAAIKGFYYQRMSTDLPEQYAGKWHRPAGHPDNNVLVHPAAASAGRPAGTVIASPRGWYDAGDYNKYVVNSGITMGTLLSAYEDFPLYYKAQNLNIPESKNTVPDLLDEALWNLRWMLTMQDPADGGVYHKLTNPVFDGMVMPDQATKPRYVVQKGTAATLDFAAVMAQACRVFREYEKELPGLSDSCLTAATSAWAWAQQNPDVVYDQEAMNKQFDPDVTTGAYGDKDFGDERIWAAAELYTTTKDDSYYKAVNMLPDTKMPLPSWAQVRLLGYYTLLRHSSNLTPAAGKDLPEIKKRLQQFADQLLDGAAANAYKTAMGKVKEDYIWGSSAVAANQGIALVQAYTQTGNKHYLQAALANLDYLLGRNAVGYSFVTGFGDKATMHPHHRPSIADGIAEPVPGLLSGGTNANAPRQDNCKGYTATAPDEMYLDDDCSYASNEIAINWNAPLVYLAGALEALQQKAGMSGAAK, from the coding sequence ATGCAAATTTTCTACAAAACAATAGGGGGACTGCTCCTGTGCCTTTCCGCCTCGTGCGTGTCGGCGCAAAAACAGCAGAAGGCGCAGCAGGCACAGGAACAGATCCGGCTCAACCAACTCGGTTTTTACCCGGCAGCATCCAAAATAGCTGTGGTGGTGGGTGAGAATCAAGGCGGTAAATTTTACCTCAAGACCGCTGATCGCTCCAAAACCGTTTATACCGGCACGCTTTCCGATATGAAAGCAGCCGAGTTTTCAGGCAGGCCCACGCGCATTGCTGATTTCAGTAGCTATACCAAACCGGGTACCTATGTGCTGGAGATCCCGGGGTTGGGCCGTTCCTATACTTTTGAGATAAAGCCCGACGTGCACCGGGCGCTTGCTGCCGCTGCCATAAAGGGCTTTTACTACCAGCGCATGTCCACGGACCTGCCGGAGCAGTATGCGGGCAAATGGCACCGCCCGGCCGGTCACCCCGACAATAACGTCCTGGTGCATCCTGCCGCGGCTTCGGCCGGGCGCCCGGCTGGTACGGTGATCGCCTCGCCCAGGGGCTGGTACGATGCCGGCGATTACAACAAGTATGTCGTTAACAGCGGCATTACCATGGGCACCCTGCTCTCGGCATACGAAGACTTTCCGCTATACTATAAAGCTCAAAATCTGAACATCCCCGAAAGCAAAAACACGGTGCCCGACCTGCTGGATGAGGCCCTCTGGAACCTGCGCTGGATGTTGACTATGCAGGACCCCGCCGATGGTGGCGTATACCACAAACTTACCAACCCTGTTTTTGATGGCATGGTGATGCCCGACCAAGCTACTAAGCCCCGCTACGTGGTGCAGAAAGGCACAGCCGCTACGCTCGATTTTGCAGCGGTGATGGCGCAGGCCTGTCGTGTTTTCAGGGAGTACGAAAAGGAACTACCCGGCCTCTCAGATTCATGCCTGACAGCAGCCACCAGCGCCTGGGCCTGGGCACAGCAAAACCCCGATGTGGTGTATGACCAGGAGGCGATGAACAAGCAGTTTGACCCGGATGTAACCACCGGCGCGTACGGCGACAAAGACTTTGGCGACGAGCGGATCTGGGCGGCGGCTGAGTTATACACCACTACCAAGGATGACAGCTACTACAAGGCCGTGAACATGCTGCCCGATACCAAAATGCCGCTGCCCTCGTGGGCGCAGGTGCGGCTGCTGGGCTACTATACCTTGCTCCGGCACAGCAGCAATCTCACGCCGGCTGCAGGCAAAGACCTCCCGGAAATAAAGAAACGCCTGCAGCAGTTTGCCGACCAATTGCTGGACGGTGCTGCCGCCAATGCCTACAAAACGGCCATGGGCAAAGTTAAAGAAGATTATATATGGGGCAGCAGCGCGGTGGCAGCCAACCAAGGCATAGCGCTTGTGCAGGCCTATACCCAGACTGGGAACAAGCACTACCTGCAGGCCGCGCTCGCAAACCTGGATTACCTGCTGGGCCGCAACGCCGTGGGCTATAGTTTTGTAACGGGCTTTGGCGATAAAGCCACCATGCACCCGCACCACCGGCCCTCCATTGCCGATGGCATTGCGGAGCCTGTGCCGGGGCTGCTTTCAGGCGGCACCAACGCCAACGCGCCCCGCCAGGATAACTGCAAAGGCTACACGGCTACGGCTCCCGACGAAATGTACCTCGATGACGACTGCTCGTATGCCTCCAACGAGATCGCCATCAACTGGAATGCGCCGCTGGTCTATCTGGCCGGTGCGCTGGAGGCCCTGCAGCAAAAAGCAGGAATGTCGGGTGCAGCGAAATAG
- a CDS encoding VCBS repeat-containing protein: MPPFKHTCLLVVAAVLTTLLGACSEQSAQNGEPGKTAAGSTPAETLFHLLPSDKTHITFSNTLTENPYGNILMYQYFYNGGGVAVGDLNNDGLQDIYFSGNMVPNALYLNKGNMQFDNVTAQAGVAGKAYGWKTGVSMADVNGDGLLDIYACYSGSMPGEARANQLFINKGNDKSGLPVFEDQAPQYSLADSSFTTNALFFDYDLDSDLDMFLLNHNPAQFNNLDDVKIGQILQKTDANIRVKLYKNEQGHFRDVSDKAGLAGSAFTYALGAGVADINQDGWPDIYLTNDYSAPDYLYINNGDGTFTDRLPQSMGHTSLYSMGNDVADINNDGLPDVFAVDMLPEDNRRQKLLFAPDNYEYFNMLLRVGFNHQYMRNMLQLNNGDGTFSEIGQLTGISNTDWSWAPLFADYDNDGWKDLFVSNGFLRDFTNLDFIKYKSSFFQSGQMNMARILDVVKKIPASNVKNYIYKNNGNLTFSNQVAAWGLDAASNSNGAAYADLDNDGDLDLVMNNLNQTAFVYQNQAEKQLQHHYLQLTLAGAGKNTAGIGAKVTLYAQGQQQYQEQMPARGYQSSVPAVLHFGLGKYNVVDSVRVVWPSGRQQVLRDVKAGQVLAVQEKNAGSKYKLPKPAAPGFTEVRSPVAFAHQKNTLNDFKRQPLLVNPVSFAGPCLVKADVNGDGLEDVFAGGTQGQAGILYLQSRNGSFIEKPQAAFQADKMSEDVDALFFDANNDGKPDLYVCSGGYSNFMPDDALLQDRLYLNDGKGNFAKSPAALPVMYSSTSCARAADLNGDGSMDLFVGGRVIPGRYPEAPRSYVLLNDGNGHFKDVTATVAPQLQHIGMVTDAGWHDLNGDKKLELVVVGEWMPVTVFKNVNGKLTNATSSYFDKASTGWWNKLLIGDFNQDGRPDLVVGNQGQNAQVRATQKEPAELYYKDFDDNGSVDPILCFYIKGKSYPYVTRDELLDQLSMMRTRFADYASYADATLSDIFSRQELSGAGRLTANNLKTAYFEGGASGRFSQKNLPIEVQFSPVFAISTLDYNHDGRPDLLLGGNISQARLRFGKYDASYGTLLQSNGDGTFTYVPQSRSGLCVKGDVRSILTLNNTVLFGMNQGSIKAYKLKP, translated from the coding sequence GAGCCAGGCAAGACCGCGGCCGGCAGTACTCCGGCAGAAACCCTGTTCCACCTGCTGCCCTCCGATAAAACCCATATCACTTTTAGCAATACCCTGACGGAGAACCCCTATGGTAACATCCTCATGTACCAGTATTTTTATAATGGGGGAGGCGTGGCGGTAGGAGACCTGAACAACGACGGCTTGCAGGATATTTACTTTTCGGGCAACATGGTGCCCAATGCTCTTTACCTGAACAAAGGCAACATGCAGTTCGACAATGTGACGGCGCAGGCCGGAGTGGCGGGCAAAGCCTATGGCTGGAAAACGGGGGTAAGTATGGCCGACGTGAACGGAGACGGGTTGCTGGATATTTACGCCTGCTATTCGGGCAGTATGCCGGGCGAGGCGCGTGCCAACCAGTTGTTCATCAACAAAGGGAATGATAAAAGCGGACTGCCGGTTTTTGAAGACCAGGCACCGCAATATAGCCTGGCCGACTCGTCTTTTACGACAAACGCCCTCTTTTTTGATTATGACCTAGACAGCGACCTGGACATGTTTTTGCTCAACCATAACCCGGCACAGTTCAATAACCTGGACGATGTGAAGATTGGCCAGATACTGCAGAAAACAGATGCCAATATCCGGGTAAAGCTGTACAAAAACGAGCAGGGCCATTTTAGGGATGTGTCTGATAAAGCGGGGTTGGCGGGCTCTGCTTTTACGTATGCACTGGGCGCCGGGGTAGCCGATATCAACCAGGATGGCTGGCCCGATATTTACCTGACCAACGACTACTCGGCCCCCGATTACCTGTACATAAACAACGGCGACGGCACCTTCACCGACAGGCTGCCCCAAAGCATGGGGCACACCTCGCTCTACTCCATGGGCAACGACGTGGCCGATATCAACAACGATGGCCTGCCCGATGTGTTTGCCGTGGATATGCTGCCGGAAGACAATCGCCGGCAAAAGCTGCTGTTTGCGCCCGACAATTACGAGTACTTCAACATGCTGCTGCGGGTTGGTTTTAACCATCAGTACATGCGCAACATGCTGCAGCTCAACAACGGCGATGGCACCTTTAGCGAGATCGGCCAGCTTACGGGCATCTCCAATACCGACTGGAGCTGGGCGCCGCTGTTTGCCGATTATGACAACGATGGCTGGAAAGACCTTTTTGTAAGCAACGGCTTTCTGCGCGACTTCACCAACCTGGACTTCATCAAGTATAAAAGCTCTTTTTTTCAGAGCGGCCAGATGAACATGGCCCGCATACTTGATGTGGTTAAAAAGATCCCTGCCTCCAACGTTAAAAACTATATCTATAAAAATAACGGCAACCTGACCTTCAGCAACCAGGTGGCAGCGTGGGGGCTTGATGCGGCTTCCAACAGCAATGGCGCCGCTTACGCTGACCTGGATAACGACGGCGACCTGGACTTGGTGATGAACAACCTCAACCAAACGGCCTTTGTGTACCAGAACCAGGCTGAAAAACAGCTACAGCATCATTACCTGCAGCTTACATTGGCGGGTGCGGGCAAAAACACGGCTGGGATCGGTGCAAAAGTGACGCTGTACGCGCAGGGGCAGCAGCAATACCAGGAGCAGATGCCCGCCAGAGGGTACCAGTCGAGCGTGCCGGCGGTGCTGCATTTTGGGCTGGGTAAGTATAACGTTGTAGATTCGGTGCGGGTAGTATGGCCCAGTGGCCGGCAACAGGTGCTGCGCGATGTAAAAGCCGGGCAGGTGCTGGCCGTACAGGAAAAGAATGCCGGCAGCAAGTATAAATTGCCAAAGCCTGCTGCTCCTGGCTTCACGGAGGTGAGATCGCCGGTAGCATTTGCCCATCAGAAAAATACCCTGAATGATTTCAAGCGGCAGCCTCTGCTGGTAAACCCGGTTTCGTTTGCAGGGCCTTGCCTGGTAAAAGCCGACGTGAACGGCGATGGGCTGGAGGATGTGTTTGCCGGCGGCACGCAAGGGCAGGCAGGCATCTTATACTTGCAGAGTCGTAACGGAAGCTTCATTGAAAAACCGCAGGCTGCTTTCCAGGCCGATAAAATGAGTGAAGACGTGGATGCCCTTTTCTTCGATGCCAACAACGACGGCAAGCCGGACCTGTACGTTTGCAGCGGCGGCTATAGCAACTTTATGCCGGACGATGCCCTGCTGCAGGACCGGTTATACCTCAACGACGGCAAAGGCAATTTTGCAAAAAGCCCGGCGGCGCTGCCTGTTATGTACTCCAGCACCAGTTGCGCCCGGGCAGCCGATCTAAACGGCGACGGAAGTATGGATTTGTTTGTAGGTGGCCGGGTGATACCGGGGCGCTACCCGGAAGCACCAAGAAGCTACGTGCTGCTAAACGATGGCAATGGCCACTTCAAAGATGTGACGGCTACGGTGGCTCCGCAGCTGCAGCACATCGGCATGGTGACCGATGCCGGCTGGCACGATCTGAATGGCGATAAAAAGCTGGAGCTGGTGGTGGTAGGGGAGTGGATGCCGGTAACGGTATTTAAAAATGTAAACGGCAAACTCACAAACGCTACAAGTTCATACTTCGACAAGGCATCTACCGGCTGGTGGAACAAGCTGCTGATCGGCGACTTTAACCAGGATGGCCGGCCAGACCTGGTGGTAGGTAACCAGGGACAGAACGCGCAAGTACGGGCTACCCAGAAAGAACCTGCCGAACTATACTACAAGGATTTTGACGACAACGGCTCCGTGGATCCGATCCTGTGCTTCTACATCAAAGGCAAAAGCTATCCCTATGTTACGCGCGACGAACTGCTGGACCAGCTGAGCATGATGCGGACGCGCTTTGCTGATTACGCCAGCTATGCAGATGCAACCTTGTCCGATATTTTCTCCCGGCAGGAGCTCAGCGGCGCTGGCCGGCTGACGGCAAACAACCTGAAAACCGCATACTTTGAAGGTGGCGCCAGCGGCAGGTTCTCGCAGAAGAATCTGCCTATAGAAGTGCAGTTCTCGCCTGTGTTTGCTATTAGCACCCTGGACTATAACCACGACGGCAGGCCTGATTTGCTGCTGGGCGGTAACATCAGCCAGGCCCGTCTGCGCTTTGGCAAGTATGACGCCAGCTATGGCACCCTGCTGCAATCCAACGGCGACGGCACGTTTACTTATGTCCCACAGTCCAGGTCGGGCTTGTGCGTTAAAGGCGATGTACGCAGCATCCTGACGCTGAACAATACGGTGCTTTTCGGGATGAACCAGGGAAGTATAAAAGCCTATAAATTAAAGCCGTGA
- a CDS encoding TolC family protein encodes MKHNIVLLGFLFCSFLLITQKTFAQETLTLEEAVRIALERNYDIKLVSNELKIDQNNVNRANAGMLPVVGATLTNNNTLQNSSQTRATGEVTERNGAKGSSLNYGVGLTWTVFDGFGMFARYDQLKELQKLGEAQLQNTVLTKVGDVITIYYDLVQQQQQLRALDTAVAISRLRVETAQNRFQIGKAARLEVLNAQVDFNTDTTNLLRQRQLYRNTQTQLNEQLAREVTTAFKVVDSVTIDDQLTLGQLAEQATQQNPALQAALINRRVAALDLKQVKANRFPTINLNSGYNFNRSESALGFATQTTGRGLNYGVSASVNVFNGFLQKKNERNAAILIDNAQLQYEQLQVSIKAQLATAFETYQTNLSLVNLEERNQRIAKQNLDITLDKFRLGSITPIEVRDAQLNYVNATVRYSNALYQAKLAEVDLKEIAGALNF; translated from the coding sequence ATGAAGCATAACATCGTGCTCCTGGGCTTTCTTTTTTGTTCATTTTTGCTGATCACCCAAAAGACCTTTGCACAGGAAACCTTGACGCTGGAAGAGGCGGTACGAATTGCGTTGGAACGAAACTATGACATCAAGCTGGTTTCAAATGAGCTCAAGATCGACCAGAATAATGTGAACCGCGCCAATGCCGGCATGCTGCCGGTGGTGGGCGCTACCTTAACCAACAACAACACGCTGCAAAACAGCTCCCAGACGCGGGCTACCGGCGAAGTGACCGAGCGGAACGGCGCCAAAGGCTCGAGCCTGAATTATGGCGTGGGCCTGACATGGACCGTTTTTGATGGCTTTGGCATGTTTGCCCGCTACGACCAGCTCAAAGAATTGCAGAAGCTGGGCGAGGCGCAACTGCAAAACACGGTGCTCACCAAGGTAGGCGATGTGATCACGATCTATTACGATTTGGTGCAGCAACAACAGCAGCTCCGGGCTCTGGATACCGCTGTGGCCATTTCGCGCTTACGCGTAGAAACGGCGCAGAACAGGTTCCAGATCGGAAAAGCCGCCCGGCTGGAAGTGCTTAATGCCCAGGTGGATTTTAACACCGACACCACCAATCTGCTTCGCCAACGCCAGCTGTATCGTAACACCCAGACCCAGTTAAATGAGCAACTGGCCCGCGAAGTGACCACGGCGTTCAAAGTTGTGGATTCGGTGACCATCGACGACCAACTCACGCTGGGGCAACTGGCCGAGCAGGCCACGCAGCAGAACCCGGCGCTGCAGGCTGCCCTTATCAACCGCAGAGTGGCTGCCCTGGATCTGAAGCAGGTAAAAGCGAACCGCTTCCCGACCATCAACCTCAACTCGGGCTATAATTTTAACCGGTCAGAATCGGCGCTGGGCTTTGCCACCCAAACCACGGGCCGGGGTTTAAACTATGGCGTATCAGCCTCGGTGAATGTTTTTAACGGCTTTCTGCAAAAGAAGAACGAGCGAAATGCTGCTATCCTGATCGACAACGCCCAACTGCAGTATGAGCAGCTACAGGTAAGTATAAAAGCCCAGCTGGCCACGGCGTTTGAAACCTACCAGACCAACCTGAGCCTGGTAAACCTGGAAGAGCGAAATCAGCGGATTGCCAAGCAGAACCTGGACATTACGCTCGATAAATTCCGGTTGGGCAGTATCACGCCCATCGAAGTGCGGGATGCGCAGCTCAATTATGTAAACGCCACCGTGCGCTACAGCAATGCCCTTTACCAAGCGAAGCTGGCCGAGGTGGATCTGAAAGAGATAGCAGGCGCCTTAAACTTCTAA